From the Streptomyces sp. NBC_00654 genome, the window CGGGCGCCGAGCCGCGGTGACCCGGGCCCCCAGCAGACAGCTCAGGGCGGCCAGCGAGAGGACATGGGCGTTGGCGGGGGTCGCGGGGTCGGCCATGCCCAGCGCGCACAGTCCGTTGACCAGGACGACCGCTGTGCCCGGCCGGCGGCGGGACAGCGGGACGGCCACCGCCAGTACGGCCAAGGGGAGGAGCAGGTCCTGGACCGGCGAGGCTGCCACGCCCGCGTCCCTGAACCCGTAGCCGGTGGCAGCGGCGAGCACGCTCCACAGGGCCACGTCACCGCACACGAGTCCGGCCGGGGGCATGTGTATGTACGGCATGGTGCGTCGACCGTCCTTCTGGTGGATGTCCTCACCTTCCCGGGTCGATTCTGCGGGACGGGCCGGACGCGCGGTGCGAGAGTAGGCCCGGCGAGGGCTTCGGTCCGCCACCGGCGTCGGAGTCAGGCGTCCCGTCGACGCAGCACGTACAGACCGGTCAGGTGCGCGGTCGCGGCCCACGCCGCCACGATCAGAACCGCCGTCACCGGCGGGTACGGCGCCTCGGCCCCGAGGCGCATGAATCGGTCCCCGGCGCCGTACGGCAGAAGGTCGTTGATGTCTGCGAGCGTCGGGCCTCCCAGTCCCAGGAGGATGCTCGGCAGTGCCCACAGGAGTGTGACGAGGATCGAGAGGGCGCCTGCAGGATGGCGCGTGGCGGACGCCACTCCGACGGCGAGCACGGCGACCAGCGCCTGGTAGAGACCGATCGCGAGGACCTGCAGGAGGCTCGGGCCGGCCGCGAAGGAGGCCCGTCCGTCGAACCCCGCCCAGGCCACCGCCGTACCCAGGATGACGAACGTGGTGCCGGCGACGAACGCGACCACGGCCACCACCAGGGCCTTCGCGCCCTGGACCAGATGCCGGCGGGGCACCGACAGCAGGGAGGCCCGCACGCTGCCCGTCGAGTACTCGGAGGTGACCGCGACCGTGGCCAGGACGACGACGGTGAACTGGACGAGGACGGCGGAGGAGGCTGCCGCGTTCCCGACAGGCTGGACGGGATGCTCGTTGATGCGGGCGATCGAGGCGTAGTAGTAGGTGAAGACACCGGTGATCGCGAGGCCCGCCAGAAGACAGAGATAGGGACCTCGGACGGACGACAGTTTGGTCCACTCGGCGGCGACGGCGCCGGCGAAGCCTCCGGGCGCGCCCCGGCCAGGAGTGTCAGGGACGGGCCGCGGCGGGTCCGTGCGCCTGACGGGCGTCGTGGGGAGGGTCACGGTCGTTCTCCTTCGTTCGGCGCCGCGGACGCGGCGGTCGTGTCCGCGGCGCTGCCGCCCGTCGTGTACTCGACGCTGCGTGCGGTCAGGTCCATGTACGCCTGCTCCAGCGAGACCCTGACGTCGCTCAGCTGGTGCAACCGGACTCGGCAGTGGTGGGCGAGGTCGCCGATCTCGGCGGCGGTACGGCCCTCGACGGCGAGTTCGCCGGACTCGGACGTCTCGGCGGTCACCCCGTCAGAGGTCATGAGGCGGCGGACCAGCGTCGCCCTTTCCTCGGGGTCGGGCACCACGGCGCGCGCCGACGCGGGAGAGGCGGCAGCCAGGAACTCGGTCATGGAGGTATCGCTCAGCAGCCGCCCGCGTCCGATGACAACGAGGTGGTCGGCCGTCAGCTGCATCTCGCTCATCAGATGGCTGGAGAGGAACACGGTGCGTCCTTCCGCCGCCTGGTCACGGACGAGCCGGCGAATCCACCGCACGCCGTCCGGGTCGAGGCCGTTGACCGGCTCGTCCAGAACGAGCACCGGCGGATCACCGAGCAGCGCGCCCGCCACCCCGAGC encodes:
- a CDS encoding ATP-binding cassette domain-containing protein, coding for MITLRGLTKRYGGTLAVDELTFDVRAGRVTGFLGPNGAGKSTTMRMILGLDHPTRGQALIAGRPYADLRRPLCAVGAMLDARAVHPARSGRTHLVAQARSNGIPLRRVDEVLERVGLTKAARRPAGTYSLGMSGRLGVAGALLGDPPVLVLDEPVNGLDPDGVRWIRRLVRDQAAEGRTVFLSSHLMSEMQLTADHLVVIGRGRLLSDTSMTEFLAAASPASARAVVPDPEERATLVRRLMTSDGVTAETSESGELAVEGRTAAEIGDLAHHCRVRLHQLSDVRVSLEQAYMDLTARSVEYTTGGSAADTTAASAAPNEGERP
- a CDS encoding ABC transporter permease; the protein is MTLPTTPVRRTDPPRPVPDTPGRGAPGGFAGAVAAEWTKLSSVRGPYLCLLAGLAITGVFTYYYASIARINEHPVQPVGNAAASSAVLVQFTVVVLATVAVTSEYSTGSVRASLLSVPRRHLVQGAKALVVAVVAFVAGTTFVILGTAVAWAGFDGRASFAAGPSLLQVLAIGLYQALVAVLAVGVASATRHPAGALSILVTLLWALPSILLGLGGPTLADINDLLPYGAGDRFMRLGAEAPYPPVTAVLIVAAWAATAHLTGLYVLRRRDA